One window from the genome of Micromonospora aurantiaca ATCC 27029 encodes:
- a CDS encoding universal stress protein: MSGEEILVGYDGSADAAVALNWALDEAGRSGRPVRLAYVFEWLTVTGWIGPGVAPGVWPDEAARQQVDELVRKAAADAAAERPGLTVHGEVFDGPPALVLQERSADAGMLVLGSRGHGGFGGLLAGSTAVSVAAHAHCPVVVVRDGQAATSGPVVVGSDGSESALRALGFAVERAAQRDVPLRVLRAWEPPGDRWVPPDFDPEQVAASERAAAEAELAPWRESFPDVPVEIEAVPGSASALLVEASRSAQLVVVGSRGRGGLRGMLLGSVSQQLIQHSHCPVAVVRER, translated from the coding sequence ATGAGCGGCGAGGAGATCCTGGTCGGCTACGACGGGTCCGCCGACGCGGCGGTCGCCCTGAACTGGGCGCTGGACGAGGCGGGCCGGTCGGGTCGGCCGGTACGCCTGGCGTACGTCTTCGAGTGGCTGACAGTGACCGGCTGGATCGGTCCCGGCGTGGCGCCGGGGGTGTGGCCGGACGAGGCCGCCCGGCAGCAGGTCGACGAACTGGTCCGCAAGGCGGCGGCGGACGCCGCCGCCGAGCGGCCGGGCCTGACCGTGCACGGCGAGGTGTTCGACGGCCCGCCCGCGCTGGTGCTCCAGGAGCGGTCCGCCGACGCCGGGATGCTGGTGCTCGGCAGCCGGGGCCACGGCGGCTTCGGCGGGCTGCTCGCCGGTTCCACGGCGGTCTCGGTCGCCGCGCACGCCCACTGCCCGGTGGTGGTGGTCCGCGACGGCCAGGCCGCCACGTCCGGGCCGGTGGTGGTCGGCTCGGACGGCTCGGAGTCGGCGCTGCGGGCGCTCGGCTTCGCCGTCGAGCGGGCCGCGCAGCGGGACGTGCCGCTGCGGGTGCTACGGGCCTGGGAGCCGCCGGGCGACCGGTGGGTGCCGCCGGACTTCGACCCGGAGCAGGTCGCCGCGAGCGAACGGGCCGCCGCCGAGGCGGAGCTGGCGCCGTGGCGGGAGAGCTTCCCCGACGTGCCGGTCGAGATCGAGGCGGTCCCCGGCAGCGCGTCCGCGCTGCTGGTGGAGGCGAGCCGGTCGGCGCAACTCGTGGTGGTCGGCAGCCGGGGCCGGGGCGGCCTGCGCGGCATGCTGCTCGGCTCGGTCAGCCAGCAACTCATCCAGCACTCGCACTGCCCCGTCGCTGTGGTACGCGAGCGCTGA
- a CDS encoding phosphoketolase family protein encodes MDTAVNLHSPLTEDELRRLDAYWRAANYLTVGQIYLLDNPLLREPLKPEHVKPRLLGHWGTSPGLNLLYTHLNRVIVNQDLSAIFVTGPGHGGPALVANTWLEGTYSELYHHIPRDETGMQRLFRQFSFPGGIPSHVAPEVPGSIHEGGELGYALSHAYGAAFDNPDLLVACVIGDGEAETGPLAGSWLSNVFLNPARDGAVLPILHLNGYKIANPTVLDRIPREDLRDMMRGFGYEPYVVEGDDPATVHQLLAATLDRAVDEITAIQRRARSGEHVERPRWPMIVLRTPKGWTGPSRVDGKQVEGTFRAHQVPISEVRDNPEHLAELERWLRSYRPEELFDATGAPVAEVADLPPTGDHRMSANPVANGGRLLRNLELPDFRDYAVDVPTPGEPMAGATGVLGPWVRDVIARNPETFRLFGPDEVASNRLGAAFEVTDRAFVGAEVPGDDHLSPDGRVMEVLSEHLCQGWLEGYLLTGRHGIFTSYEAFIHIVDSMVNQHAKWLKVTRNIPWREPVASLNYLLSSHVWRQDHNGFSHQDPGFIDHVVNKKAEVVRVYLPPDGNTLLSTMDHCLRSRQYINVVVAGKQPAPNWLTMDEAIQHCRRGLGIWDWASSDDGTEPDVVLACAGDVPTLETLAAVDLLRRHLPDLKVRVVNVVDLMRLQPPSEHPHGLPDNEFDTIFTRDKPVIFAYHGYPWLIHRLTYRRTNHENLHVRGYKEEGTTTTPFDMVMLNDLDRFHLVIDVIDRVPGLRSRAAHLRQDMVDARQACRDYTRRYGEDDPRVAEWRWIRENDPAVRSGE; translated from the coding sequence ATGGACACCGCGGTGAACCTGCACAGCCCCCTGACCGAAGACGAGTTGCGCCGGCTGGACGCCTACTGGCGCGCGGCGAACTACCTGACCGTCGGCCAGATCTATCTGCTCGACAATCCGCTGCTGCGCGAACCGCTCAAGCCCGAGCACGTCAAGCCGCGCCTGCTGGGCCACTGGGGCACCAGCCCCGGGCTCAACCTGCTCTACACGCACCTCAACCGGGTCATCGTGAACCAGGACCTGTCCGCCATCTTCGTCACCGGCCCCGGCCACGGCGGCCCGGCGCTGGTGGCGAACACCTGGCTGGAGGGCACCTACAGCGAGCTGTACCACCACATCCCCCGGGACGAGACCGGCATGCAGCGGCTGTTCCGGCAGTTCTCCTTCCCGGGCGGCATCCCGAGCCACGTGGCGCCGGAGGTGCCGGGTTCGATCCACGAGGGCGGCGAGCTGGGGTACGCGCTGAGCCACGCGTACGGCGCCGCGTTCGACAACCCGGACCTGCTCGTGGCCTGCGTGATCGGCGACGGCGAGGCGGAGACCGGCCCGCTGGCCGGCAGCTGGCTGTCGAACGTGTTCCTCAACCCGGCCCGCGACGGCGCGGTGCTGCCGATCCTGCACCTCAACGGCTACAAGATCGCCAACCCGACGGTGCTGGACCGGATCCCCCGCGAGGACCTGCGGGACATGATGCGCGGCTTCGGCTACGAGCCGTACGTGGTCGAGGGCGACGACCCGGCGACGGTGCACCAGCTGCTGGCCGCCACGCTCGACCGGGCGGTCGACGAGATCACCGCGATCCAGCGCCGGGCCCGCTCCGGCGAGCACGTCGAGCGTCCCCGCTGGCCGATGATCGTCCTGCGGACGCCGAAGGGCTGGACCGGGCCGTCCCGGGTCGACGGCAAGCAGGTCGAGGGCACGTTCCGCGCCCACCAGGTGCCGATCTCCGAGGTGCGGGACAACCCTGAGCACCTGGCCGAGCTGGAGCGCTGGCTGCGCAGCTACCGGCCGGAGGAGCTGTTCGACGCCACCGGCGCCCCGGTCGCCGAGGTGGCCGACCTGCCGCCCACAGGTGACCACCGGATGAGCGCCAACCCGGTCGCCAACGGCGGCAGGCTGCTGCGCAACCTGGAGCTGCCGGACTTCCGCGACTACGCGGTCGACGTACCGACGCCGGGTGAGCCGATGGCCGGCGCGACGGGTGTGCTCGGGCCCTGGGTCCGCGACGTGATCGCCCGCAACCCGGAGACGTTCCGCCTGTTCGGCCCGGACGAGGTGGCCTCGAACCGGCTCGGCGCGGCGTTCGAGGTGACCGACCGCGCGTTCGTGGGCGCCGAGGTGCCCGGCGACGACCACCTCTCCCCCGACGGCCGGGTGATGGAGGTGCTCTCCGAGCACCTGTGCCAGGGCTGGCTGGAGGGCTACCTGCTGACCGGTCGGCACGGCATCTTCACCAGCTACGAGGCGTTCATCCACATCGTCGACTCGATGGTCAACCAGCACGCCAAGTGGCTGAAGGTGACCCGGAACATCCCCTGGCGGGAGCCGGTGGCGTCGCTGAACTACCTGCTGTCCAGCCACGTGTGGCGCCAGGACCACAACGGCTTCTCGCACCAGGATCCGGGCTTCATCGACCACGTGGTGAACAAGAAGGCCGAGGTGGTCCGGGTCTACCTGCCGCCGGACGGCAACACGCTGCTGTCCACGATGGATCACTGCCTGCGCAGCCGGCAGTACATCAACGTGGTGGTGGCCGGCAAGCAGCCCGCGCCGAACTGGCTGACCATGGACGAGGCGATCCAGCACTGCCGCCGCGGCCTGGGCATCTGGGACTGGGCCAGCAGCGACGACGGCACCGAGCCGGACGTGGTGCTCGCCTGCGCCGGTGACGTGCCGACGCTGGAGACGCTCGCCGCCGTCGACCTGCTGCGCCGGCACCTGCCGGACCTGAAGGTGCGGGTCGTCAACGTGGTCGACCTGATGCGCCTGCAACCGCCGTCGGAGCACCCGCACGGCCTGCCGGACAACGAGTTCGACACCATCTTCACCCGCGACAAGCCGGTGATCTTCGCGTACCACGGCTACCCGTGGCTGATCCACCGGCTCACCTACCGCCGGACCAACCACGAGAACCTGCACGTGCGCGGTTACAAGGAGGAGGGCACCACCACGACCCCGTTCGACATGGTGATGCTCAACGACCTGGACCGCTTCCACCTGGTCATCGACGTGATCGACCGGGTGCCGGGGCTGCGGTCGCGCGCCGCGCACCTGCGCCAGGACATGGTGGACGCCCGCCAGGCCTGCCGCGACTACACCCGCCGCTACGGCGAGGACGACCCCCGGGTCGCCGAGTGGCGCTGGATCCGCGAGAACGACCCGGCCGTGAGGAGTGGGGAATGA
- a CDS encoding universal stress protein yields MAAPSHGAVVVGVSRSEADLTVVRTAAAEAAAHDRPLHLLHAFNWAATPGPAPAGGTRTDAENVLEHAGQVVAECAPEVPVSGRIVEGSPVEALLRVADTAFMIALGDGGMSAHPDRVPADTPAVDVAARAGCPVLVGRTQPAPPGPLLVGFDGSPSSQAALAYAFDCAQHRGARLLAVRVIEPESGDRADGRLEEAVTRQARRYPRVTADCETVHGEPRSVLLDRSRAAQLAVVAAWGDGPVGSTLGAVSQSLLYHSPAPLIVVRGIPADAGDGS; encoded by the coding sequence GTGGCCGCACCCAGCCACGGCGCGGTGGTGGTCGGAGTCAGCCGGTCCGAGGCCGATCTGACGGTGGTCCGCACGGCCGCCGCCGAGGCCGCCGCCCACGACCGGCCGCTGCACCTGCTGCACGCGTTCAACTGGGCCGCGACGCCCGGCCCGGCCCCGGCCGGCGGCACCCGCACGGACGCGGAGAACGTGCTGGAGCACGCCGGACAGGTCGTCGCCGAGTGCGCGCCGGAGGTGCCCGTCAGCGGCCGGATCGTCGAGGGCTCGCCGGTCGAGGCGCTGCTGCGGGTCGCCGACACCGCATTCATGATCGCGCTCGGTGACGGGGGCATGTCCGCCCACCCGGACCGCGTGCCGGCCGACACGCCGGCGGTGGACGTGGCCGCCCGGGCGGGTTGCCCGGTGCTGGTCGGGCGCACCCAGCCGGCGCCGCCCGGGCCGCTGCTCGTCGGCTTCGACGGATCGCCCAGCTCGCAGGCCGCCCTCGCGTACGCCTTCGACTGCGCGCAGCACCGCGGCGCCCGTCTGCTCGCCGTCCGGGTGATCGAGCCGGAGTCCGGCGACCGCGCCGACGGGCGGCTGGAGGAGGCGGTCACCCGGCAGGCCCGGCGGTATCCCCGGGTCACCGCCGACTGCGAGACCGTCCACGGTGAGCCGAGGTCCGTCCTGCTCGACCGGTCCCGCGCCGCGCAGCTCGCGGTGGTGGCCGCCTGGGGAGACGGGCCGGTAGGGTCCACTCTGGGCGCAGTCAGCCAGTCCCTGCTCTACCACTCGCCGGCCCCGCTGATCGTCGTACGGGGCATCCCCGCGGACGCCGGGGACGGGTCATGA
- a CDS encoding PP2C family protein-serine/threonine phosphatase, with protein sequence MFRRRPLDRPVESARRLTAGRLTLEIAGGSVVGHRYPENYDVLHVDPELPLAVICDGMGDGEGSRVAGTTAARTFTARVRAGWPAVGAAALRAAVAETQRRVRQAGAAQSGLTGCTLTALVVEPDGEQGWLVQLGDSRAYRLRDGLLELVTVDHTMAWLGLLHGWWPADSPEAARARYQLLRYVGHPDRPEPDLLAVPLRRGDTWLLCTDGISDQLGYHRLRDLLSARRDPARTAEALLAASLDEGGEDNATAVVLRVHPALPAPR encoded by the coding sequence GTGTTCCGCCGCCGCCCGCTGGACCGGCCGGTCGAGTCCGCGCGCCGGCTCACCGCCGGCCGCCTCACCCTGGAGATCGCCGGCGGCAGCGTGGTCGGGCACCGCTACCCGGAGAACTACGACGTGCTGCACGTCGACCCCGAGCTGCCGCTCGCGGTGATCTGCGACGGGATGGGCGACGGCGAGGGCAGCCGGGTGGCGGGCACGACAGCGGCCCGGACGTTCACCGCGCGGGTCCGCGCCGGCTGGCCCGCCGTCGGCGCCGCCGCGCTGCGGGCCGCCGTGGCCGAGACCCAACGGCGGGTACGCCAGGCCGGCGCCGCGCAGTCCGGCCTGACCGGGTGCACGCTCACCGCGCTCGTGGTCGAGCCGGACGGCGAGCAGGGCTGGCTGGTGCAACTCGGCGACTCGCGGGCGTACCGGCTGCGCGACGGTCTGCTGGAGCTGGTCACCGTCGACCACACCATGGCCTGGCTCGGCCTGCTGCACGGCTGGTGGCCGGCCGACTCGCCGGAGGCGGCGCGGGCGCGCTACCAGCTGCTGCGCTACGTCGGCCACCCGGACCGGCCCGAGCCGGACCTGCTCGCCGTGCCGCTGCGCCGGGGCGACACCTGGCTGCTGTGCACCGACGGGATCAGCGACCAGCTCGGCTACCACCGGCTGCGCGACCTGCTCTCCGCGCGGCGCGACCCGGCGCGCACCGCCGAGGCCCTGCTCGCCGCCAGCCTGGACGAGGGCGGCGAGGACAACGCCACAGCCGTCGTGCTGCGCGTCCACCCGGCGCTGCCCGCCCCGCGCTGA
- a CDS encoding HTH domain-containing protein gives MSQATELAAAAGSTDPKVGLRAVLALRRLLERLEVIQVDNARRQGWSWQEIADALEVSRQAVHKKHAGRPAVRESWEA, from the coding sequence ATGAGTCAAGCGACGGAACTCGCGGCGGCGGCCGGCAGCACCGACCCCAAGGTCGGCCTGCGCGCGGTGCTCGCCCTGCGCCGGCTGCTCGAACGGCTCGAGGTGATCCAGGTCGACAACGCCCGGCGGCAGGGCTGGTCGTGGCAGGAGATCGCCGACGCCCTCGAGGTCAGCCGGCAGGCGGTCCACAAGAAGCACGCCGGGCGGCCGGCGGTGCGCGAGAGCTGGGAGGCGTGA
- a CDS encoding diacylglycerol/lipid kinase family protein: MDGADDKRPVNAENRTPRSAVVVNPVKVADLDEFRRTVDGALAAAGWPAPTWYETTVEDPGRGQAEQAVKAGAEVVFACGGDGTVMACVTALAGTDVALAVLPQGTGNLLAANLGLSNDLAAGLEVAVERGMRRLDVGVVGDKCFAVMAGMGFDAQMLDSTSETTKKRIGWPAYVVGAARHLRDRPMRVSVRIDGKPPLRRRARSVLVANVGRLQGGVRLLTEAEPDDGWLDVAVLTPRTLRHWLAMGWAVLRRRDRVPGMEVFRARSVEITSTRAQPRQLDGDLIEPGRSLKATIRPESLWLCVPRPQEHPDLAVDADAVGERGEHLVEEARRE; encoded by the coding sequence GTGGACGGTGCAGACGACAAGCGCCCGGTGAACGCGGAGAACCGCACCCCGCGCTCGGCAGTGGTGGTCAACCCGGTGAAGGTGGCCGACCTGGACGAGTTCCGCCGCACCGTGGACGGCGCCCTCGCCGCCGCCGGGTGGCCGGCCCCGACCTGGTACGAGACGACAGTCGAGGACCCGGGCCGCGGGCAGGCGGAACAGGCCGTGAAGGCGGGCGCGGAGGTCGTCTTCGCCTGCGGCGGCGACGGCACGGTGATGGCCTGCGTGACCGCGCTGGCCGGCACCGACGTGGCGCTGGCCGTACTGCCCCAGGGCACCGGCAACCTGCTGGCCGCCAACCTCGGCCTCTCGAACGACCTGGCCGCCGGGCTGGAGGTCGCCGTCGAGCGCGGGATGCGCCGCCTCGACGTCGGCGTGGTCGGCGACAAGTGCTTCGCGGTGATGGCCGGAATGGGCTTCGACGCCCAGATGCTCGACTCCACCTCGGAGACCACGAAGAAGCGGATCGGCTGGCCCGCGTACGTGGTGGGCGCCGCCCGCCACCTGCGCGACCGGCCGATGCGGGTCTCGGTGCGCATCGACGGCAAGCCGCCGCTGCGCCGCCGGGCCCGCTCGGTCCTGGTCGCCAACGTCGGGCGTCTCCAGGGCGGGGTACGCCTGCTCACCGAGGCCGAACCGGACGACGGCTGGCTCGACGTGGCGGTGCTGACGCCGCGTACGCTGCGCCACTGGCTCGCCATGGGCTGGGCGGTGCTGCGCCGCCGCGACAGGGTGCCGGGGATGGAGGTGTTCCGGGCCCGCTCGGTCGAGATCACCAGCACCCGGGCGCAGCCCCGGCAGCTCGACGGCGACCTGATCGAGCCGGGCCGGTCGCTGAAGGCCACCATCCGCCCCGAGTCGCTCTGGCTCTGCGTACCGCGCCCGCAGGAGCATCCCGACCTGGCGGTGGACGCCGACGCGGTCGGCGAGCGCGGTGAGCACCTGGTCGAGGAGGCCCGCCGTGAGTAG
- a CDS encoding YihY/virulence factor BrkB family protein has protein sequence MSSTKLVPETRLMTEDQLSADDAWHTLRRHGGWCLLRDAFIRFRYGDGFSHSRALALQLCLAVVPFLIALTGLITDLGVDEGGKVVADTVLAITPGQSEAMVQDLLTDSERTEDAGELALTLGLLTGLVALTTTMAQIERGANRIYGVERDRPALAKYLRAAVLAVVAGVPALAGFLILVGGRAMGESVRRHYEWGDVAMAGWDVIRWPLSLGLTVLAVAVLFRHAPRRRQPGLSWLFFGASIAIAIWWLASLLLAAYVKYSGGFGQTYGALTGMMALLLWANLTGIALFGGLAFAAQLEAMRIGVEEPAQPDLWEPEAQRAELFDTGEMTSL, from the coding sequence GTGAGTAGCACGAAGCTGGTCCCCGAGACCCGGCTGATGACCGAGGACCAACTGTCCGCCGACGACGCCTGGCACACACTGCGCCGGCACGGCGGCTGGTGCCTGCTGCGGGACGCGTTCATCCGGTTCCGCTACGGCGACGGGTTCAGCCACTCGCGGGCGCTGGCGTTGCAGCTCTGCCTGGCCGTGGTGCCGTTCCTGATCGCGCTCACCGGCCTGATCACCGACCTCGGCGTGGACGAGGGCGGCAAGGTCGTCGCCGACACGGTGCTGGCCATCACGCCCGGCCAGAGCGAAGCCATGGTGCAGGACCTGCTCACCGACAGCGAGCGCACCGAGGACGCCGGCGAGCTGGCACTGACCCTCGGTCTGCTCACCGGGCTGGTCGCGCTGACCACCACGATGGCGCAGATCGAGCGGGGCGCCAACCGGATCTACGGCGTCGAGCGGGACCGCCCGGCGCTGGCGAAGTACCTGCGCGCCGCGGTCCTCGCGGTGGTCGCCGGCGTACCCGCGCTTGCGGGCTTCCTGATCCTGGTCGGCGGCCGGGCGATGGGCGAGTCGGTACGGCGGCACTACGAGTGGGGCGACGTCGCCATGGCCGGGTGGGACGTGATCCGCTGGCCGCTGAGCCTCGGCCTCACCGTGCTGGCCGTCGCGGTGCTGTTCCGGCACGCCCCGCGACGCCGCCAGCCCGGCCTGTCCTGGCTCTTCTTCGGCGCGTCCATCGCCATCGCGATCTGGTGGCTGGCCAGCCTGCTGCTCGCCGCGTACGTGAAGTACAGCGGCGGATTCGGCCAGACCTACGGTGCGCTGACCGGCATGATGGCCCTGTTGCTCTGGGCCAACCTCACCGGGATCGCGCTGTTCGGCGGGCTGGCGTTCGCCGCGCAGCTCGAAGCGATGCGCATCGGGGTGGAGGAGCCCGCCCAGCCGGACCTGTGGGAGCCGGAGGCGCAGCGGGCGGAGCTGTTCGACACCGGTGAGATGACCTCGCTCTGA
- a CDS encoding phosphatase PAP2 family protein has product MTAVKEAGSRPLSHFAERSLAGLLAVAGAGVGFGVLLMLVRFRWSPLYHADHETAEWFNNLVAPHGPLVTVLQAITDLGGRPVLIWLVTIAVVGLLIRRQSRLAVYLIVTGAGGLILDPSLKALVGRLRPVVDVPIASAPGNSFPSGHALGSFVAYGALLLVFLPAMSPRWRKPAIGIAALLIFLVGLTRIALGVHFVSDVIGGWLLGAAWLGVTAYAFRLWRRERGRPVPPLREGLEPEAGEDLALAPDEEKVLEHPRSAIAELLVGWVLVFGVLYAFGMFVSYHAKGTFFDTLDTEVPRWFAERHTDALTELSWWWSKFGDTHAILLVSLVFCPIVLAVWRRWRPVLYVVLAMFGELSLFLASARVVDRPRPPVENLDGQMPTSSFPSGHIAATICLWVAMAVIVFPRTDRWWRWLFVGLAVLMPVGVATSRMYRGMHHPTDFMGAILLGALWLSLLYWVIRPNADVYEGNRPAIESEQVDELDDELAKAARPD; this is encoded by the coding sequence GTGACCGCGGTCAAGGAAGCCGGGAGCCGGCCGCTCAGCCATTTCGCGGAGCGGAGCCTCGCGGGCCTGCTCGCCGTGGCCGGCGCGGGAGTCGGGTTCGGTGTGCTGCTCATGCTGGTCCGGTTCCGGTGGAGCCCGCTCTACCACGCCGACCACGAGACGGCCGAGTGGTTCAACAACCTCGTGGCCCCGCACGGCCCGCTGGTCACAGTGCTCCAGGCGATCACCGACCTGGGCGGGCGGCCGGTGCTGATCTGGCTGGTCACCATCGCGGTGGTGGGCCTGCTGATCCGCCGCCAGTCCCGGCTGGCGGTCTACCTGATCGTCACCGGCGCCGGCGGGCTGATCCTCGACCCGTCGCTCAAGGCGCTGGTCGGGCGGCTGCGCCCGGTGGTGGACGTGCCGATCGCCAGCGCACCGGGCAACAGCTTCCCCAGTGGTCACGCGCTCGGCTCGTTCGTCGCGTACGGGGCGCTGCTGCTGGTGTTCCTGCCGGCCATGTCGCCGCGCTGGCGCAAGCCCGCCATCGGCATCGCCGCCCTGCTGATCTTCCTGGTCGGACTGACCCGGATCGCGCTGGGCGTGCACTTCGTGTCGGACGTGATCGGCGGCTGGCTGCTCGGCGCGGCCTGGCTGGGCGTCACCGCGTACGCCTTCCGGCTGTGGCGGCGCGAACGCGGCCGGCCGGTGCCGCCGCTGCGCGAGGGCCTGGAGCCGGAGGCGGGCGAGGACCTGGCGCTCGCGCCGGACGAGGAGAAGGTGCTGGAGCACCCGCGCTCCGCGATCGCCGAGCTGCTGGTCGGCTGGGTGCTCGTCTTCGGGGTGCTCTACGCGTTCGGCATGTTCGTCAGCTACCACGCCAAGGGCACGTTCTTCGACACGCTCGACACCGAGGTGCCGCGCTGGTTCGCCGAGCGGCACACCGACGCGCTCACGGAGCTGAGCTGGTGGTGGAGCAAGTTCGGCGACACCCACGCGATCCTGCTGGTGTCGCTGGTGTTCTGCCCGATCGTGCTGGCCGTGTGGCGGCGGTGGCGGCCGGTGCTGTACGTGGTGCTGGCGATGTTCGGCGAGCTGAGCCTGTTCCTGGCCAGCGCCCGGGTGGTGGACCGCCCCCGTCCGCCGGTGGAGAACCTGGACGGGCAGATGCCCACCTCGTCGTTCCCCTCCGGGCACATCGCGGCGACCATCTGCCTCTGGGTGGCCATGGCGGTCATCGTGTTCCCGCGTACCGACAGGTGGTGGCGGTGGCTGTTCGTGGGCCTGGCGGTGCTGATGCCGGTCGGCGTGGCCACCTCCCGGATGTACCGGGGCATGCACCACCCGACCGACTTCATGGGCGCGATCCTGCTCGGCGCGCTCTGGCTGTCGTTGCTGTACTGGGTGATCCGGCCCAACGCCGACGTGTACGAGGGCAACCGGCCGGCGATCGAGTCCGAACAGGTCGACGAGCTGGACGACGAGCTGGCCAAGGCCGCGCGGCCGGACTGA
- a CDS encoding endonuclease/exonuclease/phosphatase family protein, whose product MLRVMTWNIRTGGRDGDGTDRRDRIVSVVTAQRPDVLALQELRGMDATLGGLAGRLGMTPYLARSCFGQPVAVLVRPPLRVLRAGRVRRPFHHAAARVQVATGAGPLTVFSTHLNPYSGGRRRMEADWLAAALRRTGGELALLAGDMNTLEPTADHTARLAGLATPYRRRHLRRDGRTVDTRAVARLLDAGLVDLWPWSGGDEPGGLTVPTRHGGAEFAGMRLDYLLATPALADRVRAVRVVRDGDADSASDHYPVLAEVDLTAG is encoded by the coding sequence ATGCTGCGGGTGATGACCTGGAACATCCGGACCGGCGGGCGGGACGGCGACGGCACCGACCGCCGGGACCGGATCGTCTCGGTCGTCACCGCCCAGCGCCCCGACGTGCTGGCCCTGCAGGAACTGCGCGGCATGGACGCCACGCTGGGCGGCCTGGCCGGGCGGCTCGGGATGACGCCGTACCTGGCCCGGTCCTGTTTCGGCCAGCCGGTGGCGGTGCTGGTCCGCCCGCCGCTGCGGGTGCTGCGCGCCGGCCGGGTCCGCCGCCCGTTCCACCACGCCGCCGCCCGGGTGCAGGTCGCCACCGGCGCGGGACCGCTCACCGTGTTCAGCACGCACCTGAACCCCTACTCGGGCGGGCGGCGGCGGATGGAGGCGGACTGGCTGGCCGCCGCGCTCCGGCGCACCGGGGGAGAGCTGGCCCTGCTCGCCGGTGACATGAACACGCTGGAGCCCACCGCCGACCACACCGCCCGGCTGGCCGGGCTGGCCACGCCGTACCGGCGGCGGCACCTGCGCCGCGACGGCCGTACCGTGGACACCCGCGCGGTGGCCCGGCTGCTCGACGCCGGTCTGGTGGATCTGTGGCCGTGGTCCGGCGGCGACGAACCCGGCGGCCTGACCGTGCCGACCCGGCACGGCGGCGCCGAGTTCGCCGGGATGCGGCTGGACTACCTGCTCGCCACCCCGGCGCTGGCCGACCGGGTACGAGCGGTCCGCGTGGTCCGCGACGGTGACGCCGACTCGGCCTCGGACCACTATCCGGTGCTGGCCGAGGTGGACCTCACGGCCGGCTGA
- a CDS encoding GAP family protein, whose product MPLLTALPLALEMVAGSKLVSAVVLASGRHPRRSSAAFLGGVAVGVLGPLTLWYAAFRVVRHTAVHGIGAGGSRRLIDWIVLGLLAVLMVVTFRRRRRDRPSGWLRRLQDPRPAYAFGLGLVLAVAVPSDELVMASVAGSMAGHGRPWWHLLPFVALTVLLLALPLLTLLLSGERAERLLPAFRSWTDRHSWLVSETVILIFAAFVVADLAGSFSRP is encoded by the coding sequence ATGCCCCTGCTGACCGCGCTGCCGCTGGCGCTGGAGATGGTCGCCGGGTCGAAGCTCGTCAGCGCTGTCGTCCTCGCCTCCGGCCGCCACCCGCGGCGCAGCTCGGCGGCCTTCCTGGGCGGTGTGGCGGTCGGCGTCCTCGGGCCGCTGACGCTCTGGTACGCGGCGTTCCGGGTGGTGCGGCACACCGCCGTGCACGGCATCGGGGCAGGCGGCAGCCGGCGGCTCATCGACTGGATCGTGCTGGGTCTGCTGGCGGTCCTCATGGTGGTCACGTTCCGCAGGCGGCGGCGCGACCGGCCGTCCGGGTGGCTGCGCCGGTTGCAGGACCCCCGGCCCGCGTACGCCTTCGGTCTGGGGCTGGTGCTCGCCGTCGCCGTACCGAGCGACGAGCTGGTCATGGCGTCGGTCGCGGGGAGCATGGCCGGGCACGGCCGCCCGTGGTGGCATCTGCTGCCGTTCGTCGCGCTCACCGTGCTGCTGCTGGCCCTGCCGCTGCTCACGCTGCTGCTGTCCGGCGAGCGCGCGGAGCGTCTGCTGCCCGCCTTCCGCTCCTGGACCGACAGGCACTCCTGGCTGGTCAGCGAGACGGTCATCCTCATCTTCGCGGCCTTCGTGGTGGCCGACCTGGCGGGGTCGTTCAGCCGGCCGTGA